The Gammaproteobacteria bacterium genome window below encodes:
- the prfA gene encoding peptide chain release factor 1, with amino-acid sequence MKDSILLKLENIKERHEEISAELSDPDVINNQNEFTKLSKEYAQLSPIVSKFNEHLQAVEDLETAQEMANDSDKDMKAMAQEEIKTAEQALEQLEQALQTLLLPKDPHDESNVFLEIRAGTGGDEAAIFAGDLYRMYSRFAEDKGWKVEVMNENEGDHGGYKEIIVKITGKEVFSNLKFESGAHRVQRVPETESQGRVHTSAATVAVMPEVDEVGEIEIDTSDLRIDTFRASGAGGQHVNKTDSAIRLTHLPTGVVVECQDERSQHKNKARAMSLLSAKLLDQERQKQFDEQAETRRNLVGSGDRSERIRTYNFPQGRVTDHRINLTLYKLDDMMQGNVDQVIQPLRNEHQADLLASMSDL; translated from the coding sequence ATGAAAGACTCTATTTTATTAAAGCTAGAAAATATTAAAGAACGGCATGAAGAAATTTCTGCCGAGCTTTCTGATCCTGATGTAATTAATAATCAAAATGAGTTCACTAAATTATCAAAGGAATATGCTCAGTTAAGCCCTATCGTTTCTAAATTTAATGAACATTTACAAGCGGTAGAAGATTTAGAAACTGCTCAAGAAATGGCAAATGATTCTGATAAAGATATGAAGGCCATGGCTCAAGAAGAAATAAAAACCGCTGAGCAAGCATTAGAACAACTCGAACAAGCATTACAGACTTTATTACTCCCTAAAGATCCTCATGATGAAAGCAATGTATTTTTAGAAATACGTGCAGGCACCGGGGGTGACGAAGCCGCTATCTTTGCAGGAGATTTATATCGCATGTATTCACGTTTTGCAGAAGACAAAGGCTGGAAAGTAGAAGTGATGAATGAAAACGAAGGTGATCATGGTGGCTACAAAGAAATAATTGTGAAAATAACCGGCAAAGAAGTGTTTTCTAACTTGAAATTTGAATCCGGTGCTCATCGAGTACAGCGTGTGCCTGAAACCGAATCTCAAGGACGCGTACATACCTCGGCTGCAACCGTTGCAGTGATGCCTGAGGTAGATGAAGTAGGTGAGATTGAAATTGACACCTCTGACTTACGTATCGACACTTTCCGCGCATCAGGCGCTGGTGGACAACATGTTAATAAAACCGACTCTGCGATACGCCTCACGCACTTACCAACTGGTGTAGTAGTTGAGTGCCAAGATGAACGCTCACAACACAAAAATAAAGCACGCGCGATGTCATTGCTCAGCGCTAAACTATTAGATCAAGAGCGACAAAAACAATTTGATGAGCAAGCAGAAACTCGACGCAATCTTGTCGGCAGCGGGGACCGCTCGGAGAGAATCCGCACGTATAATTTTCCACAAGGCCGGGTTACTGATCACCGCATCAACCTCACCCTCTACAAATTAGACGACATGATGCAAGGCAATGTGGATCAAGTGATTCAACCTTTACGTAACGAACACCAAGCTGATTTACTCGCCAGTATGAGCGATCTATAA
- the prmC gene encoding peptide chain release factor N(5)-glutamine methyltransferase yields MTLKEAVELATTTLSTISDSAKLDAQLLLCHVCKIKQTKIIAHPEQALNEQQLEIFTSTLNRRAKGEPLAYITGTKEFWSLELMVNEQVLIPRPDTELLVELALKEISNIDTPRILELGTGSGAIAVALAKERENCDITATDISLPALELAKLNAKQHQADITFIHSDWYKSVPEKKYDVVISNPPYISISDTELDQFVSQYEPKQALLSEKNGLHALTEIIKNTPNYLLRTGSLIVEHGFQQADLVSELFANANYNNVSTHKDLAGNLRCTMGNT; encoded by the coding sequence ATGACTCTTAAAGAGGCAGTGGAGCTCGCCACCACTACACTCTCCACAATCAGTGATAGTGCAAAACTGGATGCCCAGCTTCTTCTTTGCCATGTATGCAAAATTAAGCAAACTAAAATTATTGCTCATCCAGAACAAGCGCTGAACGAACAACAGCTAGAAATATTTACCTCGACATTAAATCGACGCGCTAAAGGTGAGCCTCTCGCTTATATCACGGGTACAAAAGAATTTTGGTCGCTTGAGCTCATGGTTAATGAACAAGTACTCATCCCACGACCGGACACAGAGCTGTTAGTAGAACTTGCTCTCAAAGAAATCTCAAACATAGATACCCCCCGTATTTTAGAATTAGGCACAGGCTCTGGCGCCATTGCGGTTGCCCTCGCTAAAGAAAGAGAGAATTGCGATATAACTGCAACCGATATCTCTTTACCAGCATTAGAACTAGCGAAGCTCAACGCAAAACAACATCAAGCAGACATCACATTTATACATAGTGATTGGTATAAAAGTGTGCCTGAGAAAAAATATGATGTAGTTATTTCTAACCCACCCTATATCAGCATAAGTGACACAGAATTAGATCAATTTGTATCGCAATATGAGCCTAAACAAGCATTATTAAGTGAAAAAAATGGATTACACGCTTTAACCGAAATAATAAAAAATACTCCAAATTATTTACTGCGTACTGGCAGCCTAATTGTCGAACATGGTTTTCAACAAGCCGACTTAGTGAGTGAATTATTCGCCAATGCTAACTACAACAATGTAAGTACGCATAAAGACTTAGCAGGAAACCTTCGTTGCACTATGGGTAATACTTAA
- a CDS encoding DUF2341 domain-containing protein, whose product MHVCNAGNPINIMHNNILHILSKIKSVLILLLLLCMQNICIAAWWDNNWNRNVSLQLTNSSGSNLINYPVDIDISASNLPGFDWNNNGDDLRVIDTDEITQLDFYIDSLNSATETATLWVNIPTFNNGEVRTIYIYYHNNAATNVSDAAATFSETGIKYHTRNTTFDPTTRAQAEADFNSLPDNVAGYGCTILNNITNIDNSGTFTGPNNDIIYFTETFFEVTAANAGIWEFRIGPDFGLGGDLYIDNQSVDAEWNDDLWWSFNFGNVNEILSGTTTPLPTGFHSFRTLGSEACCDGPASIEFRTPGGSFQELSAANLNLVTRQCPVENISTAFIGTEVLADISITKTDNINSYTPGGNTTYSIIVSNNGLVDVTNINVSDTLPDGVTVNGNWTCDPSIAPGDGTASCITGTAAGTTATGTGNINQNIDIPAGKSLVFSIPVNFSTDMNDY is encoded by the coding sequence ATGCATGTTTGTAATGCCGGTAATCCAATCAATATTATGCACAATAATATTCTCCACATACTCAGTAAAATTAAATCTGTTTTAATTTTGCTACTACTCCTATGTATGCAAAATATTTGCATAGCCGCATGGTGGGATAACAACTGGAATCGTAATGTCTCATTGCAACTCACCAATAGTTCTGGAAGTAACTTAATCAACTACCCTGTAGACATTGATATATCTGCCAGTAACTTGCCTGGCTTTGACTGGAATAATAACGGCGACGATTTGCGTGTAATTGATACTGATGAAATTACGCAACTTGATTTCTATATTGACAGTTTAAATTCTGCCACAGAAACTGCAACTCTTTGGGTAAACATTCCAACATTTAATAATGGCGAAGTTCGCACTATTTATATTTATTACCACAATAATGCTGCAACTAATGTTAGTGACGCAGCTGCAACTTTTAGCGAAACTGGAATAAAATACCACACGCGAAATACTACATTTGATCCTACAACACGCGCTCAAGCTGAGGCAGACTTTAACAGCTTACCCGACAACGTTGCTGGCTATGGTTGCACAATACTAAATAATATAACCAATATTGATAATAGCGGAACATTCACCGGTCCAAATAATGACATTATTTATTTTACCGAAACGTTTTTTGAAGTCACTGCAGCCAACGCAGGCATATGGGAATTTCGTATTGGGCCCGACTTTGGTCTTGGTGGCGATCTATATATTGATAACCAATCAGTAGACGCCGAGTGGAATGATGATCTTTGGTGGTCATTTAATTTTGGAAACGTAAATGAAATATTAAGCGGCACTACAACTCCTCTGCCTACCGGTTTCCATAGTTTTCGTACCTTAGGCTCAGAAGCATGTTGTGATGGACCCGCAAGCATTGAGTTCCGTACCCCAGGCGGGTCATTTCAAGAACTTTCAGCAGCAAACTTAAACTTAGTAACACGACAGTGTCCAGTTGAAAACATCAGCACAGCATTTATTGGCACAGAAGTATTAGCAGATATTTCCATTACTAAAACCGACAACATTAACTCTTATACACCGGGTGGAAATACTACATACAGCATTATTGTTAGTAATAACGGGTTAGTGGATGTGACAAATATAAATGTCAGTGATACTTTGCCAGATGGCGTCACCGTTAACGGTAATTGGACATGCGATCCGAGTATTGCACCTGGAGATGGAACCGCGAGCTGTATTACCGGCACTGCCGCAGGCACTACCGCAACAGGAACAGGGAATATTAATCAAAATATAGATATCCCTGCAGGAAAATCTCTGGTCTTCTCAATACCTGTAAACTTTTCTACAGATATGAACGATTACTAA
- the gatB gene encoding Asp-tRNA(Asn)/Glu-tRNA(Gln) amidotransferase subunit GatB, producing MQWETVIGLEIHVQLATNSKIFSAASTAYGAEPNTQACAVDLGLPGVLPVLNKEVVRMAAMFGLAVGAKVAERSVFARKNYFYPDSPKGYQISQFELPIVEHGTLEIVLGDGERKTIGITRAHLEEDAGKSLHEEFPDSTGIDLNRCGTPLIEIVSEPDMRSAEEAVAYMKKIHSIVRYLGISDGNMQEGSFRCDANVSMRPKGQEEFGTRTETKNLNSFRFVERAIHYEIERQIDVLEDGGKIVQETRLYDANKDETRSMRSKEEANDYRYFPDPDLLPVVIEPEFIEELRKQLPELPADKITRFKQDYELSDYDAENLAMSKETAEYFEAVVKSSSAKTQSKIYKLAANWVLGDLSAALHQDDMEIGNSPVSSSMLAGLLDRIEDSTISSKIAKEVFQAMWAGEGDVDTIIEAKGLKQITDSGEIEALVEQVVKDNPGQVEQYKSGKDKVFGFFVGQVMKLSKGKANPQQVNDLLKDKLK from the coding sequence ATGCAGTGGGAAACCGTTATTGGCTTAGAAATTCATGTGCAGTTGGCCACCAACAGCAAGATTTTCTCTGCGGCATCAACTGCATATGGTGCGGAGCCTAATACACAAGCTTGTGCGGTAGATCTTGGATTGCCAGGTGTATTGCCAGTTTTAAATAAAGAAGTGGTGCGCATGGCAGCGATGTTTGGTTTGGCGGTGGGTGCTAAAGTGGCTGAGCGTTCTGTGTTTGCACGCAAAAATTATTTTTACCCTGATTCACCTAAAGGTTATCAAATTAGCCAATTTGAATTGCCTATTGTTGAGCACGGTACTTTGGAAATTGTTTTGGGTGATGGCGAGCGTAAAACCATTGGTATAACGCGTGCACATTTGGAAGAGGATGCGGGTAAATCTTTGCATGAGGAATTTCCAGATTCAACAGGGATTGATTTAAATCGTTGCGGCACGCCATTAATTGAGATTGTATCTGAACCCGATATGCGCTCTGCTGAAGAAGCGGTGGCGTATATGAAAAAAATACATTCTATTGTGCGTTACTTGGGAATTTCGGATGGCAACATGCAAGAAGGTTCTTTTCGTTGTGATGCAAATGTTTCGATGCGGCCTAAAGGGCAAGAGGAATTTGGAACGCGTACTGAAACTAAAAATTTAAACTCCTTTAGATTCGTAGAGCGTGCTATCCACTATGAAATTGAGCGACAAATTGATGTGCTTGAAGATGGTGGTAAAATTGTTCAAGAAACGCGTTTGTATGATGCGAATAAAGATGAAACGCGATCCATGCGTTCAAAAGAAGAGGCGAATGATTATCGCTACTTCCCAGATCCTGATTTATTGCCGGTTGTTATTGAGCCAGAATTTATAGAAGAGCTTAGAAAGCAATTACCAGAATTGCCTGCAGATAAAATTACACGCTTTAAACAAGATTACGAGCTCAGTGATTACGATGCTGAAAATCTTGCGATGAGTAAAGAAACTGCAGAATATTTTGAAGCAGTGGTAAAAAGTTCTAGTGCAAAAACCCAGTCTAAAATATATAAGCTAGCGGCGAATTGGGTATTGGGTGACCTTAGTGCTGCGTTACATCAAGATGACATGGAGATTGGTAACAGTCCGGTTTCATCTTCAATGCTAGCGGGATTATTAGATCGTATTGAAGACAGCACCATCTCAAGCAAAATTGCGAAAGAAGTTTTTCAAGCTATGTGGGCGGGTGAAGGCGATGTTGATACCATCATCGAGGCGAAAGGCTTAAAGCAAATCACCGATAGTGGCGAGATAGAGGCATTGGTTGAGCAGGTTGTGAAGGATAATCCTGGCCAGGTTGAACAATATAAATCAGGCAAAGATAAAGTATTTGGCTTCTTTGTGGGTCAAGTGATGAAGCTTTCAAAAGGCAAGGCAAATCCACAACAAGTTAATGATTTGTTAAAAGATAAATTAAAGTAA
- the gatA gene encoding Asp-tRNA(Asn)/Glu-tRNA(Gln) amidotransferase subunit GatA, with protein sequence MYELSVSQLIDGLRNGEFSSVELTQCFVDRMQKFGDLNAFITELGERAMLQANHADKLIKENKHGLLTGVPIAHKDIFCMYGVKTSCGSKMLDSFNAPYDATVVEKLDQAGCVTIGRTNMDEFAMGSSNESSYYGPVKNPWNTDCVPGGSSGGSAAAVAARIAPLATGTDTGGSIRQPAALCGVTGLKPTYGRVSRYGLIAYASSLDQGGPFGKSAEDCAYMLQAMAGFDEKDSTSLDQAVPDYVQPLNDSLKGKVIGVPEEYFSEGLSAEVKSVIEDAIKWYEQQGCEIKSINLPNTNLAIPAYYVIAPAECSSNLSRLDGVRYGHRCEEPQDLRDLYDRSRSEGFGDEVKRRIMIGTYALSAGYYDAYYLKAQQIRRLISEDFKKAFEGVDVILGPTTPEPAFKIGEKTADPVTMYLSDIYTISINLAGLPAMSVPCGFSNSLPVGMQLIGNYFEEDTLLNFAHQYQQDTDWHKKSPPGFNE encoded by the coding sequence ATGTACGAACTTTCCGTATCACAATTAATTGACGGTTTACGCAACGGCGAATTTTCTAGTGTTGAGTTAACGCAGTGCTTTGTAGATCGCATGCAAAAGTTCGGCGACCTCAATGCATTCATTACAGAACTTGGTGAGCGTGCAATGCTGCAGGCAAACCATGCCGATAAATTAATTAAAGAGAATAAACACGGTTTGTTAACCGGTGTGCCAATTGCGCATAAAGATATTTTTTGCATGTACGGTGTGAAAACATCATGCGGTTCTAAAATGTTAGACAGTTTTAATGCACCGTATGATGCAACCGTTGTAGAGAAATTAGATCAAGCGGGTTGTGTAACCATTGGCAGAACCAATATGGATGAATTCGCAATGGGTTCATCAAATGAGAGTAGTTATTACGGACCGGTAAAAAACCCATGGAATACGGATTGCGTGCCAGGGGGTTCTTCAGGGGGTTCGGCTGCTGCAGTTGCGGCACGCATTGCGCCCTTGGCAACCGGCACCGATACCGGCGGTTCTATTCGCCAGCCTGCGGCCTTATGCGGTGTTACCGGCTTGAAACCCACTTATGGAAGAGTGTCGCGTTATGGGTTGATTGCTTATGCCTCGAGTTTGGATCAAGGCGGGCCATTTGGAAAATCTGCTGAAGATTGTGCCTATATGTTGCAAGCCATGGCGGGGTTTGATGAGAAAGATTCCACCAGCTTAGATCAAGCCGTGCCTGATTATGTCCAGCCACTTAATGACTCGTTAAAGGGAAAAGTGATTGGGGTGCCGGAAGAATATTTTAGTGAAGGTTTAAGTGCTGAAGTTAAGAGTGTGATTGAAGATGCTATTAAATGGTATGAGCAACAAGGCTGTGAAATAAAAAGTATTAATTTGCCTAATACTAATTTAGCTATTCCTGCCTATTACGTCATTGCACCGGCAGAATGTTCTTCAAACTTATCGCGTTTGGATGGTGTGCGTTATGGGCATCGCTGCGAAGAGCCGCAAGATTTGCGTGATTTGTATGATCGAAGTCGTAGTGAAGGGTTTGGTGATGAGGTGAAGCGTCGCATCATGATAGGAACGTATGCATTATCAGCAGGCTATTACGATGCTTATTATTTAAAAGCACAACAGATTCGACGTTTAATAAGTGAAGACTTTAAAAAAGCCTTTGAAGGTGTTGATGTAATCTTAGGGCCTACCACACCGGAACCTGCTTTTAAGATTGGAGAAAAAACGGCAGACCCTGTCACCATGTATTTGTCTGATATCTATACTATCTCGATTAACTTAGCAGGCTTGCCGGCGATGTCCGTGCCGTGTGGGTTTTCAAACAGTTTGCCGGTGGGTATGCAGTTAATTGGAAATTATTTTGAAGAAGATACATTATTAAATTTTGCGCATCAGTATCAGCAGGATACGGATTGGCATAAAAAGTCTCCGCCTGGTTTTAATGAGTAA
- the gatC gene encoding Asp-tRNA(Asn)/Glu-tRNA(Gln) amidotransferase subunit GatC codes for MSISPEEVLKIANLARLQIKQDEVEQYATDLSNIITLVEQMNAVDTQDILPMAHPLDATQRLREDKVTEENQRDKFQTIAPSAEKGLYLVPKVIE; via the coding sequence ATGTCTATTTCTCCTGAAGAAGTTTTAAAAATTGCCAACCTGGCGCGCTTGCAAATTAAGCAAGATGAGGTGGAGCAATATGCAACGGATTTATCCAATATCATAACTTTAGTTGAGCAAATGAATGCGGTGGATACCCAAGATATTCTACCAATGGCGCACCCCTTAGACGCTACACAACGCTTGCGTGAAGACAAAGTTACTGAAGAAAATCAACGCGATAAGTTTCAAACCATTGCTCCATCAGCAGAGAAAGGTCTTTATTTGGTGCCTAAGGTTATTGAATAA
- a CDS encoding MreB/Mrl family cell shape determining protein has protein sequence MFKRILGAFSNDLSIDLGTANTLIYMRDKGIVLNEPSVVAIRKNPEGGQRTIEAVGVSAKGMLGRTPANIEAIRPLKDGVIADFTTTEKMLQHFIKKVHERRYFRPSPRVLVCVPCGATQVERRAIRESAMGAGARKTYLIEEPIAAAIGAGLPIEEARGSMVLDIGGGTSEVAVLSLNGIVYSSSVRIGGDKFDDAIVNYIRRNYGVLIGESTAERIKHEIGTAYPGKEMLEIEVKGRNLSEGVPKSFSLNSNEILEALQEPLYGIISAVKTALEQTPPELGADVADRGIVLTGGGALLRDLDRLIMEETGIPVVIADDPLTSVARGGGRALELMDELGNELLTVDT, from the coding sequence ATGTTTAAACGCATTCTTGGGGCTTTCTCCAACGACCTATCCATTGATTTAGGCACCGCCAACACGCTGATCTACATGCGTGATAAAGGTATTGTCCTGAATGAGCCTTCAGTCGTTGCTATCCGCAAAAACCCTGAAGGTGGGCAACGCACGATTGAAGCGGTTGGTGTCTCCGCTAAAGGCATGCTGGGCCGAACACCGGCCAATATTGAGGCTATTCGACCCCTTAAAGATGGCGTAATCGCCGATTTCACCACTACCGAAAAAATGCTTCAGCACTTTATAAAGAAAGTGCACGAAAGACGTTATTTTAGACCCAGTCCACGCGTATTAGTGTGTGTTCCGTGTGGCGCCACCCAAGTTGAACGTCGCGCGATTCGCGAATCTGCCATGGGTGCAGGCGCTCGCAAAACCTATTTAATTGAAGAACCCATTGCAGCCGCAATCGGCGCAGGCTTACCGATAGAAGAAGCGCGTGGCTCGATGGTGCTAGATATTGGTGGCGGCACATCAGAAGTCGCCGTGCTTTCGCTCAATGGCATTGTGTATTCATCATCCGTACGAATTGGTGGTGATAAATTTGATGATGCCATTGTGAATTATATTCGTCGCAACTACGGCGTATTAATCGGTGAATCAACTGCTGAACGCATCAAACATGAAATTGGCACGGCCTACCCAGGCAAAGAAATGTTGGAAATTGAAGTAAAAGGCCGCAATCTTTCAGAAGGCGTTCCAAAAAGCTTCTCTCTTAACAGCAACGAAATCCTTGAAGCATTACAAGAACCGCTATATGGAATCATCAGTGCAGTAAAAACAGCGCTTGAACAAACACCACCAGAATTAGGTGCCGATGTTGCCGATCGAGGCATCGTATTAACCGGTGGCGGCGCATTACTACGCGACTTAGATCGCCTTATTATGGAAGAAACAGGTATCCCCGTCGTCATTGCCGATGACCCTCTTACTTCTGTTGCACGCGGCGGCGGTCGAGCGTTAGAGCTGATGGATGAGTTAGGCAACGAACTCCTCACCGTAGACACTTAA
- the mreC gene encoding rod shape-determining protein MreC encodes MYGEFAIKTLFGLGPSTSTRLLLLILASVAMMTVDHHFHHLSKVRQTISVAMYPIEYLAGLPAKVYNWGSESLSGRNKLLRNNAELRADQIRLELRLQKLTTLEQENTRLREMLSSAKYFKEERILIGELLSVDLDPYQQRIVVNKGTRDGVYEGQPLLGARGIIGQIDKAGPFNSVALLVSDPNHALLGVIARSGQRSLVVGTGNIQQLELLHLTSTADIQIGDLVITSGLDDRYPSDYPVAEITSIKQVSGDPFVKIEAKPLVELNSIREVLLIWPSAADADYSAQNIQENKLENTLENSGDKNVVIQNSGTRN; translated from the coding sequence ATTTATGGAGAATTCGCTATAAAAACGCTGTTCGGCCTCGGCCCTTCCACCTCTACAAGATTACTCTTGCTGATCTTGGCATCCGTCGCAATGATGACGGTAGATCATCACTTTCATCATTTAAGCAAAGTGCGCCAAACCATTAGCGTGGCCATGTATCCAATTGAATATTTAGCCGGCCTGCCTGCAAAAGTGTACAACTGGGGATCTGAATCTTTATCGGGGCGCAATAAATTACTTCGCAACAATGCAGAACTGCGTGCAGATCAAATACGTCTTGAGTTACGACTGCAAAAACTTACTACCTTAGAACAAGAAAATACTCGACTTAGAGAAATGCTTAGTTCTGCTAAGTATTTTAAAGAAGAACGTATACTCATTGGCGAACTACTCTCGGTGGATTTAGATCCGTACCAACAACGCATTGTCGTCAACAAAGGCACACGAGATGGTGTCTACGAAGGACAACCTTTATTAGGCGCACGAGGCATTATTGGACAAATCGATAAAGCCGGACCCTTTAATTCTGTAGCACTATTAGTGTCGGATCCGAATCATGCTTTGCTGGGTGTCATTGCGCGAAGTGGGCAACGCAGCTTAGTGGTCGGCACCGGCAACATTCAACAACTCGAGTTATTACATTTAACCAGTACGGCTGATATTCAAATTGGTGATCTAGTCATTACTTCAGGATTAGATGATCGCTATCCATCCGATTATCCGGTTGCAGAAATCACCAGCATCAAACAAGTGTCGGGCGACCCGTTTGTTAAAATCGAAGCCAAACCATTGGTAGAATTAAATAGTATTCGCGAAGTGCTTTTAATTTGGCCAAGCGCTGCCGATGCAGACTATAGTGCCCAGAATATTCAAGAGAACAAACTTGAGAATACTCTTGAAAATTCTGGCGACAAAAATGTTGTGATTCAAAACTCAGGCACTCGTAATTGA
- the mreD gene encoding rod shape-determining protein MreD, with translation MNNSSDFFTIVVTFVVAMMLMIMPLPDWARAYRPEWIVLALIYWNIAVPKKVGVGIAWMLGLCVDVIQGALLGQHALGFAITAYIAIRFHQRVRVYPLHQQAMFVGMILLPYMSISLWILGILGQDPKTWVYWAPVITSVLVWPWIFLVLRAVRKTALIY, from the coding sequence ATGAATAACTCTTCTGACTTTTTCACCATTGTGGTAACTTTTGTAGTAGCGATGATGCTAATGATCATGCCCTTGCCTGATTGGGCGCGCGCGTACCGACCCGAATGGATTGTATTAGCCCTTATCTATTGGAACATTGCCGTACCGAAAAAAGTCGGCGTCGGCATCGCTTGGATGTTGGGTTTATGCGTGGATGTCATTCAAGGTGCTTTACTCGGCCAACATGCATTAGGCTTTGCGATTACCGCTTACATCGCGATTCGCTTTCATCAGCGCGTGCGCGTGTATCCATTACACCAGCAAGCCATGTTTGTCGGCATGATTTTATTGCCCTACATGAGCATCTCTTTATGGATTTTAGGAATCTTAGGACAAGACCCTAAGACCTGGGTCTATTGGGCACCGGTGATCACCAGCGTGTTAGTTTGGCCGTGGATCTTTTTGGTGTTGCGTGCAGTAAGAAAAACGGCTTTGATTTATTAA
- a CDS encoding dynamin family protein: MLTGPDANLKARIKSLRSHIKNENPLLVEVVDHFCELDKLAYKLGILTNKESYSTDISWWPLISVLGTFSAGKSTFINHFVQTDLQKTGNQAVDDKFTVICYSSDDKVRVLPGLALDADPRFPFYQISDEIEKVSAGEGSRIDTYLQLKTCPTDLIKGKIFIDSPGFDADAQRTSTLRITDHIINLSDLVLVLFDARHPEPGAMRDTLEHLVAGTVRRNDSNKVLFILNQIDTTAGEDNAEEVVAAWQRAMASGGLVSGRFYATYNEDAAVHIADKNLRDRYQRKRDADLGEIYQRISEVSVERVYRIIGSLENTANQIENSLVPRVQEATRTWVKRVLMVDVFILLPIFFAMLIYFIKHFGTGTAFDGFGNAGTITAIILALLLLFGIHQFVRKLAAKWVARSLPEKELTGSVRNAFLHNTRCWQPLARPFVVGWNKHARGKLIKIREDANRFVQQLNDEYTNPSGEN, from the coding sequence ATGCTCACTGGGCCCGATGCCAATCTTAAGGCAAGAATAAAAAGCCTTCGCAGCCATATCAAAAACGAAAACCCACTACTTGTAGAAGTGGTGGATCATTTTTGTGAGTTAGATAAGCTCGCATACAAGCTAGGCATTCTTACTAATAAAGAATCGTATTCCACCGATATTTCGTGGTGGCCGTTAATCTCAGTACTCGGTACCTTTTCAGCCGGTAAGTCCACCTTCATCAATCACTTTGTGCAAACCGATTTACAAAAAACCGGCAATCAAGCGGTGGACGATAAATTCACTGTAATTTGTTACAGCAGTGATGACAAAGTTAGAGTACTTCCCGGCTTAGCGCTAGATGCTGATCCACGTTTTCCGTTTTACCAAATCAGCGATGAGATTGAAAAAGTATCCGCGGGAGAAGGTTCGCGCATAGATACGTATCTACAACTTAAAACCTGCCCAACGGATCTTATTAAAGGCAAGATTTTTATCGATTCGCCTGGCTTTGATGCCGATGCACAACGCACCTCAACGTTGCGGATTACCGATCACATCATTAACTTATCCGATTTGGTTTTAGTATTGTTTGATGCGCGTCATCCTGAGCCAGGAGCAATGAGAGATACATTAGAGCATTTGGTTGCAGGCACTGTGCGCCGCAATGATTCCAATAAAGTGTTATTTATTCTTAATCAAATTGATACCACTGCGGGAGAAGATAACGCTGAAGAAGTAGTCGCCGCATGGCAACGAGCAATGGCATCCGGTGGTTTAGTCAGTGGACGTTTTTACGCTACCTATAATGAAGATGCAGCGGTGCATATAGCAGATAAGAATTTGCGTGACCGTTATCAACGTAAACGCGATGCAGACTTAGGTGAAATTTATCAGCGTATTTCTGAAGTCAGTGTAGAGCGCGTGTATCGCATAATAGGTTCATTAGAAAATACCGCGAACCAAATTGAAAATAGTTTGGTTCCAAGAGTGCAAGAAGCCACACGCACATGGGTAAAGCGTGTACTGATGGTGGATGTATTTATTTTGTTACCCATTTTTTTCGCTATGTTAATTTATTTCATTAAACATTTCGGCACCGGTACGGCTTTTGATGGTTTCGGTAATGCAGGAACGATAACCGCCATTATTTTGGCGCTTTTATTGTTGTTTGGCATACATCAATTCGTTAGAAAGTTAGCGGCTAAGTGGGTAGCCAGATCTTTACCTGAAAAAGAATTGACTGGAAGCGTTCGCAATGCATTTCTACACAATACGCGTTGCTGGCAGCCATTAGCGCGGCCATTTGTGGTCGGGTGGAATAAACATGCGCGCGGTAAACTGATAAAAATTCGTGAAGATGCAAATCGATTCGTCCAGCAATTGAACGATGAATACACAAACCCATCGGGTGAAAATTAA